A genomic window from Xenorhabdus cabanillasii includes:
- the mtgA gene encoding monofunctional biosynthetic peptidoglycan transglycosylase has product MKNPFSILWHWLKKIVCMITFLWFVAVITFSFLPVPFSMVMLEKQISALVSINLSYVSRSAWVAQEQISPYMALAVIAAEDQRFPQHWGFDFPAIAMAVEHNKKYRKRIRGASTITQQTAKNLFLWEGRSWVRKGLETGMTVVLELLWSKKRILTVYLNIAEFGEGIFGVEEAAQHYFGKPASRLTASEAALLAAVLPNPLRYRVDAPSAYVLQRQRWILRQMQLLGGQSYLKTNKLSK; this is encoded by the coding sequence TATTATGGCACTGGTTGAAAAAAATTGTGTGTATGATCACTTTTTTGTGGTTTGTTGCTGTAATCACATTTTCATTTCTGCCGGTGCCGTTTTCTATGGTGATGCTGGAGAAGCAAATCAGTGCGTTAGTGTCAATTAATTTATCTTATGTTTCTCGCTCTGCCTGGGTAGCTCAAGAGCAAATTTCACCTTATATGGCATTAGCCGTGATTGCTGCCGAGGATCAACGGTTTCCGCAACACTGGGGGTTTGATTTTCCAGCGATAGCAATGGCAGTAGAACATAACAAAAAGTATCGGAAGCGAATACGTGGTGCTTCCACCATAACTCAGCAAACCGCTAAGAACCTCTTTCTGTGGGAAGGACGTAGTTGGGTGAGGAAAGGGCTGGAGACGGGAATGACGGTTGTGCTGGAGCTACTGTGGTCAAAGAAACGCATTTTAACAGTCTATCTCAATATTGCTGAATTTGGTGAGGGTATTTTTGGTGTGGAAGAAGCTGCTCAACACTATTTCGGCAAACCAGCCAGTCGATTGACAGCTTCTGAGGCCGCTCTTTTGGCGGCAGTGTTACCTAATCCTCTCCGCTATAGGGTTGATGCACCTTCTGCTTATGTGTTGCAACGTCAGCGATGGATCTTACGGCAAATGCAGTTATTAGGGGGACAGAGTTATCTAAAAACAAATAAATTGAGTAAATAA
- the dolP gene encoding division/outer membrane stress-associated lipid-binding lipoprotein, giving the protein MRLFSLLLVFCSAMLLQGCIGAAIIGSAAIATKAGTDPRTVGQQVDDTTLEARISNDISKDPQIKSRARIVTTVYDGKVLLTGQSPDMQLADRAKQIASKVEGVSVVYNEIRQGNPVALSTASLDTWLTTKVRSKILASDAVKSSNIKIVTENGEVFLFGIVTRQEGADAAKIASETDGVKRVTTAFIYLD; this is encoded by the coding sequence ATGCGGTTATTTTCTCTATTATTGGTATTTTGTAGTGCAATGTTATTACAGGGATGTATTGGTGCTGCCATCATCGGCTCTGCTGCTATTGCAACCAAAGCAGGCACCGATCCCCGTACAGTCGGGCAACAAGTTGACGATACCACTTTAGAAGCTCGTATCAGTAATGACATCAGCAAAGACCCACAAATTAAGTCCCGGGCTCGTATCGTTACCACAGTTTATGATGGAAAAGTGTTATTAACCGGCCAGAGCCCAGACATGCAGCTGGCGGATCGGGCCAAGCAGATAGCATCAAAAGTCGAAGGGGTTAGTGTAGTTTACAACGAAATCAGACAAGGTAATCCTGTTGCACTCAGTACTGCATCTTTAGATACCTGGCTGACGACGAAAGTACGTTCGAAAATTCTGGCCAGTGATGCGGTGAAGTCATCAAATATTAAAATTGTGACTGAGAATGGCGAAGTCTTTTTGTTCGGCATTGTTACCAGGCAGGAAGGGGCTGATGCCGCGAAGATTGCCAGTGAAACTGACGGGGTTAAACGTGTAACCACTGCATTCATTTATCTTGATTAG
- the diaA gene encoding DnaA initiator-associating protein DiaA produces MLDRIKVCFTESIQTQIAAAEALPDAISRAAMMMVQSLLNGNKILCCGNGGSAATAQRFAASMINRFETERPSLPALSLNADNVVITAIAGSKQPEEIYAKQVRALGQTGDVLLAISTHGNNRAIIKAVEAAVTRDMTIVALTGFDGGELAGLLGPQDVEIRIPSHHSVRIQEVHILTINCLCDLIDNTLFPHQDD; encoded by the coding sequence GTGCTGGATAGAATTAAAGTCTGCTTTACCGAAAGTATTCAAACACAAATCGCAGCAGCAGAGGCATTACCCGACGCGATATCCCGCGCCGCAATGATGATGGTTCAGTCACTGCTGAATGGCAACAAGATCCTGTGCTGTGGCAACGGCGGCTCTGCCGCAACAGCACAACGTTTTGCAGCCAGTATGATAAACCGATTTGAGACAGAGCGACCAAGTCTGCCAGCGTTGTCGCTGAATGCTGATAATGTGGTGATCACTGCCATCGCCGGCAGTAAACAGCCAGAAGAGATCTACGCAAAACAAGTCAGAGCACTGGGGCAGACCGGAGATGTTCTGCTGGCTATCTCTACACATGGAAACAATCGGGCGATTATCAAAGCAGTAGAAGCCGCTGTCACCCGTGATATGACTATTGTTGCATTGACGGGTTTTGATGGCGGTGAACTGGCAGGGTTGTTGGGGCCACAAGATGTAGAAATCCGCATCCCTTCCCATCACAGTGTCAGAATTCAGGAAGTGCACATACTGACAATTAACTGTCTGTGTGACTTAATCGACAATACGTTATTCCCTCATCAGGATGACTAA
- a CDS encoding YraN family protein has protein sequence MKKTKNNRYAQGCHYEQQVKQFLQKQGLVFVAENVKIRGGEIDLIMRDKQTWVFVEVRFRQNAQYGDAVTTITQSKRRKILRTASFWLYQRDECIETAACRFDVCAITGQKFVWLKDAFNLNENLSDRF, from the coding sequence ATGAAAAAAACCAAAAATAATCGCTATGCGCAGGGATGCCATTATGAACAGCAAGTTAAACAGTTTTTGCAGAAACAAGGTCTTGTCTTTGTCGCAGAGAATGTGAAAATTCGTGGCGGGGAGATTGATCTGATCATGCGTGATAAACAAACATGGGTCTTTGTCGAAGTCCGTTTCCGCCAAAATGCACAATACGGTGATGCCGTTACTACAATTACCCAAAGCAAGCGCAGAAAGATATTGCGCACCGCCTCGTTCTGGCTTTACCAGCGTGATGAATGTATTGAGACTGCGGCCTGCCGCTTTGATGTTTGTGCAATTACCGGTCAGAAATTTGTATGGTTGAAGGATGCTTTCAATTTAAATGAAAACCTATCTGATAGGTTCTGA
- a CDS encoding penicillin-binding protein activator translates to MLPSIFVRFKTGLVCSALLTTMIIAGCTTPKPQGQPPSGPQDKISAEINRYQAIIDAADNHPSLDVIRAYIALEPHAVNETARQKNIDDTWQVLTHLTSQQLSELVINANEYTLQGWLDLLNAYQTNKQDQDKLRSAIRDWQIRYPDNPAARSLPAALQQILFTPTDRQASIGLFLPLSGQAKAFGEAIRQGFLDAQKGLPQPELPVSANDSANVNSVNTRASDIGNTNNTTTGDTIRAVAGTDMANADTENPENNSGDTSTVAQFTISPVPVNDHPVKIYDTSSQPLANLLAQAEQDGVTLVVGPLLKPQVEQLAQINTPLEILALNKPDILQPHSNICYFSLSPEDEAKSAALHIWHQQKHNPLVLVPRTVLGDRVAKAFAAEWQKLGGSNALQQSFGTTTEMRQSMNRGVGIRLSGTPISVSTSTPAIDEPQANKNLSVAVTSTSGEQIDAVYIVATTDELALIKPMIDMAISSRKKPALYANSRSNKADAGPDFRLEMDGMQFSDVPLLTGTNIPLMKQAANKFGNDYSLMRLYAMGIDAWSLANHFAQLQQGIGFNMNGASGELSITEGCTISRQLPWMQFNNGRIMVESRMTANNPADNTDSTINSTADSVSVQNTNKNIAIQSVQ, encoded by the coding sequence ATGCTTCCCTCAATTTTTGTGCGTTTCAAAACTGGTTTAGTCTGCTCAGCACTGCTGACGACTATGATTATTGCAGGGTGTACCACGCCTAAACCGCAAGGGCAACCACCTTCTGGGCCACAAGACAAGATCAGCGCAGAGATTAACCGCTATCAGGCTATTATTGATGCTGCTGATAACCATCCTTCTCTGGATGTCATCCGTGCTTATATTGCGCTGGAGCCACATGCAGTAAATGAAACTGCACGTCAGAAAAACATTGATGATACATGGCAGGTACTGACGCATCTGACTTCACAACAACTGAGCGAACTGGTAATTAATGCCAATGAATATACGCTTCAGGGGTGGCTGGATCTGCTAAATGCTTATCAGACCAATAAGCAGGATCAGGATAAACTACGTTCTGCCATTCGTGACTGGCAAATTCGCTATCCGGATAACCCCGCTGCCCGGAGTTTACCTGCTGCCCTGCAACAAATACTGTTTACCCCCACAGATCGTCAGGCCAGTATAGGGCTATTTCTGCCTCTGAGTGGCCAGGCAAAAGCATTTGGGGAGGCAATCCGCCAGGGCTTCCTTGATGCACAAAAAGGCTTGCCACAACCCGAACTACCTGTGAGTGCAAATGATTCTGCCAATGTTAATTCCGTTAATACCAGAGCTTCCGATATCGGAAATACAAATAATACAACAACGGGTGATACTATCAGAGCTGTAGCAGGAACAGATATGGCAAATGCTGATACCGAAAACCCTGAAAATAATTCCGGCGATACCAGTACAGTAGCACAATTTACGATCAGTCCGGTCCCTGTCAATGATCATCCCGTGAAAATCTATGATACCAGCAGCCAGCCTCTGGCTAATCTGTTGGCACAAGCTGAACAGGATGGCGTCACACTGGTAGTCGGCCCATTGCTGAAACCTCAGGTTGAGCAATTGGCCCAGATCAATACACCATTAGAGATTCTGGCTCTTAATAAACCAGACATATTACAACCTCATTCCAATATCTGTTATTTCTCCCTGTCACCGGAAGATGAGGCTAAAAGTGCTGCTTTGCATATCTGGCATCAACAGAAACATAATCCATTGGTGTTAGTACCGCGTACTGTATTGGGTGATCGAGTGGCAAAAGCCTTTGCAGCCGAATGGCAGAAATTAGGCGGTTCCAACGCATTACAGCAATCCTTCGGAACAACAACAGAGATGAGACAATCCATGAACCGTGGTGTTGGGATTCGTTTATCCGGCACACCCATTTCTGTCAGTACTTCTACTCCTGCTATTGACGAGCCACAAGCTAATAAGAACTTATCTGTTGCTGTTACCAGCACTTCCGGTGAGCAAATTGATGCGGTTTACATCGTTGCGACAACGGATGAATTAGCGCTGATCAAGCCAATGATTGATATGGCAATCAGTTCTCGTAAAAAACCCGCTCTTTATGCCAATTCACGTAGCAATAAAGCAGATGCCGGGCCAGATTTTCGTCTGGAAATGGATGGTATGCAATTTAGCGATGTTCCGTTATTGACGGGAACAAATATTCCCTTGATGAAACAGGCCGCAAATAAATTTGGTAATGATTATTCTCTTATGCGACTTTACGCGATGGGAATCGATGCCTGGTCATTAGCCAATCATTTTGCTCAGTTACAACAAGGTATCGGGTTCAATATGAATGGAGCATCCGGAGAGCTTTCCATCACAGAGGGTTGTACAATATCCCGTCAGCTACCGTGGATGCAATTTAATAATGGACGCATTATGGTTGAGAGCCGTATGACAGCAAATAACCCCGCTGATAATACTGACAGCACGATTAACAGTACCGCAGACAGTGTTTCTGTTCAGAATACAAACAAAAATATTGCCATACAGTCGGTACAATAA
- the rsmI gene encoding 16S rRNA (cytidine(1402)-2'-O)-methyltransferase, producing MNQPNRAVITTSTLYVVPTPIGNLGDITQRALEVLKHVDLIAAEDTRHTGLLLQHFAINARMFALHDHNEQQKADQLIAKLQQGLSIALVSDAGTPLINDPGYHVVRRCREAGINVVPLPGPCAAITALSAAGLPSDRFCYEGFLPAKSKGRRDVLRDLAQEPRTLIFYESTHRLLDSLEDIVTVWGADRYVILARELTKTWESIQGMSAGELLAWVREDETRRRGEMVLIVEGYRKPADDSLPPEALRTLALLQKELPLKKAAALAADIHGVKKNALYRYALEQTEEGS from the coding sequence ATGAATCAACCCAATCGAGCAGTGATTACGACATCTACGCTGTATGTTGTGCCAACCCCTATTGGAAATCTGGGGGATATCACTCAGCGTGCACTTGAAGTTCTTAAACATGTCGATCTGATTGCAGCCGAAGATACGCGACACACTGGCTTATTGCTTCAGCATTTTGCCATTAATGCGCGCATGTTCGCACTTCATGATCATAATGAACAGCAGAAAGCAGATCAATTAATTGCGAAATTGCAGCAAGGTCTGAGTATTGCACTTGTCTCTGATGCCGGAACACCGTTGATCAACGATCCGGGGTATCACGTTGTCCGTCGCTGCCGTGAAGCGGGTATTAATGTTGTCCCATTGCCGGGGCCTTGTGCAGCAATTACAGCATTGTCTGCCGCAGGGCTGCCTTCTGATCGTTTTTGCTACGAAGGTTTTTTGCCAGCGAAAAGTAAAGGACGCCGGGATGTATTACGCGATTTGGCGCAGGAGCCGCGGACATTGATCTTCTATGAGTCCACACATCGCTTGTTGGACAGTTTAGAAGATATTGTCACAGTATGGGGGGCGGATCGTTATGTGATATTAGCGCGGGAGCTGACAAAAACATGGGAATCTATTCAGGGAATGTCAGCTGGAGAGTTACTGGCATGGGTCAGGGAAGATGAAACCCGCCGGCGGGGAGAAATGGTGCTGATTGTTGAAGGATATCGCAAACCAGCAGATGATAGTCTCCCTCCAGAAGCCTTGCGGACACTGGCATTACTGCAAAAAGAGCTACCGCTGAAAAAGGCTGCGGCACTGGCGGCAGACATTCATGGCGTGAAGAAAAATGCCTTATACCGTTATGCTCTTGAGCAAACCGAAGAAGGTTCATGA
- a CDS encoding pirin family protein: MIITRTANQCGKADYGWLKARYTFSFGHYFDPNFLNYGALRVLNQEILAPKAEFKPKAYPHVDILNIILQGEAEYRDSAGNYNQARQGECLLFSTRQDLRYSEHNISDKVPLNRLQLWLNANSHQAPQSVQRRVLSDQPLTLLASPTAEKNSMCLRQSAWISSLMLQANDTRTISLQGKRAYLQSVSGNVEIHAQSYINNQFNVNIKCGDGIFIQDEPQLRLRAISSFQGLLIDLGS, from the coding sequence ATGATAATAACCAGAACAGCAAATCAATGCGGGAAAGCCGATTATGGTTGGTTGAAAGCCCGTTATACTTTTTCATTCGGCCACTATTTTGACCCAAATTTTTTGAACTATGGAGCACTTCGGGTACTTAATCAGGAGATCCTTGCTCCAAAAGCAGAATTCAAGCCAAAGGCTTATCCTCATGTCGATATCCTGAATATTATCCTGCAAGGAGAGGCCGAGTACCGTGACAGTGCCGGAAATTATAATCAGGCCCGTCAAGGAGAGTGTCTGCTATTCTCCACCCGTCAGGATCTGCGCTACAGCGAGCACAATATCAGTGATAAAGTACCGCTGAACCGCTTACAACTCTGGCTTAATGCCAATTCTCACCAGGCACCACAGTCTGTACAACGTAGAGTGTTATCTGATCAACCCTTGACTTTGTTGGCCTCACCCACAGCCGAAAAAAACAGTATGTGCCTGCGCCAATCAGCCTGGATAAGCTCTCTTATGCTGCAAGCTAATGATACCCGGACAATATCTTTGCAAGGGAAACGCGCTTATCTGCAATCTGTCAGTGGTAATGTTGAGATTCATGCTCAGAGCTATATCAACAACCAGTTTAATGTGAATATCAAATGTGGGGATGGGATATTTATTCAAGACGAGCCACAACTGCGCCTGCGGGCAATCTCTTCATTTCAGGGCTTGCTAATCGATTTGGGAAGTTAG
- a CDS encoding LysR family transcriptional regulator, producing the protein MGKERALTLESLRVMDAIDRRGSFAAAADELGRVPSALSYTMQKLEEELDVVLFDRSGHRTKFTNVGRMLLDRGRLLLEVADKLTADAQALARGWETHLIIVCEALFPVASLFPLVDRLANKANTQLSLMTEVLAGAWERLETGHADIVIAPDIHFRASAETNSRTLYSIKNVYVASVDHPIHLEPEPLSDATRVKYRGIAVADTARERPVLTVQLLDKQSRLTVSSLEDKRRALLAGLGVATMPYTMVENDIAEGRLRVIGSEYTHETNIIMAWRRDRMGEAKAWCLREIPKLFMK; encoded by the coding sequence ATGGGGAAAGAACGAGCGCTTACACTGGAATCTTTGCGGGTGATGGATGCGATAGACCGGAGAGGAAGTTTTGCCGCAGCAGCGGATGAATTGGGGCGGGTGCCTTCTGCATTAAGTTATACTATGCAGAAACTGGAAGAAGAGCTGGATGTGGTGTTGTTTGACCGCTCCGGACATCGTACAAAGTTTACCAATGTCGGCAGAATGTTGCTTGATCGGGGCAGGCTATTGCTTGAAGTGGCGGACAAACTTACGGCAGATGCACAAGCGCTTGCCCGTGGTTGGGAAACTCATCTGATTATTGTCTGTGAAGCGCTGTTTCCCGTTGCGTCATTATTTCCTCTTGTGGACAGGCTGGCAAATAAAGCGAATACTCAGCTTTCATTAATGACCGAAGTGTTGGCTGGTGCCTGGGAACGGCTGGAAACGGGCCATGCAGACATTGTGATTGCACCAGATATTCATTTCAGGGCATCTGCGGAAACCAATTCACGAACACTTTATTCCATCAAGAACGTCTATGTTGCCAGTGTGGATCATCCTATTCACCTTGAACCGGAACCGTTATCTGATGCCACACGGGTTAAGTACCGAGGGATAGCCGTGGCTGATACAGCAAGGGAGCGTCCGGTACTGACAGTTCAACTTTTGGATAAGCAATCACGCTTAACGGTCAGTTCACTGGAAGATAAACGACGGGCTTTATTGGCAGGGTTGGGGGTTGCAACGATGCCATATACAATGGTGGAGAACGATATTGCAGAAGGGCGTCTGCGGGTCATTGGTTCGGAATATACTCATGAAACCAACATTATTATGGCATGGCGGCGTGACAGGATGGGGGAAGCTAAAGCCTGGTGTCTGCGGGAAATCCCCAAATTATTTATGAAATAA
- a CDS encoding DoxX family protein yields MKKFEDSGLLVARILMSVLFIIAGYGKLGSAYAGTQEFMEAMKVPGILLPLTILLELGGGIAVLSGLLTRTTAVFTFIFCILTAILFHNDFSDGMNQTMFLKNFAIGAGYLMLAMTGPGKFSIDRVLNKNW; encoded by the coding sequence ATGAAAAAATTTGAAGATAGTGGCTTATTAGTGGCGCGTATTTTAATGTCAGTTCTGTTTATTATTGCAGGTTATGGAAAATTAGGGAGTGCTTACGCAGGAACGCAGGAATTCATGGAGGCAATGAAGGTCCCTGGAATTCTACTGCCACTCACTATCTTACTTGAACTCGGTGGCGGAATTGCGGTGTTGTCAGGACTACTGACCCGTACTACAGCAGTGTTTACTTTTATTTTCTGTATTCTGACTGCAATTCTGTTCCACAATGATTTTTCAGATGGCATGAACCAGACTATGTTCCTGAAGAATTTCGCTATCGGTGCTGGTTATCTCATGCTGGCAATGACAGGGCCAGGCAAATTCAGTATTGACCGTGTACTGAATAAGAACTGGTAA
- a CDS encoding YqjK-like family protein: MNKSRRQQRERKKQALLQEIQQQRQSLSAYGQHWLTITRSYDRGWQTLLSFKPYLAIGSGILLLYGIRHPRKLYHWSRRLISIWAHINTLRNILNRR, encoded by the coding sequence ATGAATAAATCACGGCGTCAGCAGCGAGAACGGAAAAAACAAGCATTATTACAAGAAATTCAGCAGCAACGACAATCTCTCTCAGCTTATGGCCAGCATTGGCTTACCATCACCCGTTCTTACGATCGTGGCTGGCAGACGCTACTCTCTTTCAAACCTTATCTTGCTATTGGTAGTGGTATATTACTGCTCTATGGTATTCGTCATCCCAGAAAACTTTATCACTGGTCACGTCGTCTGATTAGCATTTGGGCGCACATCAATACCCTACGCAATATATTGAACAGGCGTTAA
- a CDS encoding phage holin family protein, with amino-acid sequence MTQSSHSQGPGKGIFNTLRRVVTLVAGMVETRIQLAAVELEEGAATLVQLLLLAGFTLLFAAFGIICLLILVFLAVDPAYQATVIAIAAGTLLLLAVFGTIWTIRKSRQLTFLNATREQLRIDRKMLENDHE; translated from the coding sequence ATGACCCAATCATCCCATTCACAAGGTCCAGGAAAAGGAATATTTAATACCTTACGACGAGTGGTAACTCTGGTTGCCGGTATGGTTGAGACTCGCATTCAGCTTGCAGCCGTTGAGTTGGAAGAGGGTGCAGCCACACTGGTACAATTATTGTTGCTGGCAGGGTTCACGCTGTTATTTGCAGCCTTTGGCATAATATGTCTGTTGATACTGGTCTTTCTGGCTGTCGATCCGGCCTATCAGGCTACAGTCATAGCCATTGCCGCAGGAACTCTGCTACTTCTCGCCGTATTTGGCACAATTTGGACTATCAGGAAATCCCGCCAGCTGACTTTTCTTAATGCAACCCGTGAGCAACTCAGGATAGATCGCAAGATGTTGGAGAATGACCATGAATAA
- a CDS encoding DUF883 family protein: MPQMKNSEELRAELQSLADTLEEVLNSSEDKSKAELEKLRSKAEKMVKDARTALSDASDKLADQTKEIAGCADSYVRDNPWTSVGIGAAVGIVLGVLLARR, from the coding sequence ATGCCACAGATGAAAAACTCTGAAGAATTACGTGCTGAATTGCAATCCCTTGCGGATACGCTGGAAGAAGTTCTAAACAGCTCCGAGGATAAGTCCAAAGCTGAGTTAGAAAAATTACGTAGCAAAGCAGAAAAAATGGTGAAAGATGCCCGCACAGCTCTTAGTGATGCCAGTGATAAACTAGCAGATCAGACAAAAGAAATAGCAGGCTGTGCAGACAGTTATGTCCGTGACAACCCCTGGACTAGCGTAGGTATCGGCGCCGCCGTGGGTATCGTATTGGGCGTATTACTGGCAAGACGCTGA
- a CDS encoding CcdB family protein yields the protein MQFTVYRNTGRTTIYPLLLDVTNDIIGQLNRRIIIPLLPVEKYPGSSRPIRMIPLIRLIDDKEYAVMTHELASIPVNALGAEFCEASHYRNEVKAAIDFLLDGI from the coding sequence ATGCAATTCACAGTTTACCGTAATACGGGCAGAACCACTATTTATCCTCTATTGCTAGACGTAACTAACGACATTATCGGGCAGTTAAACCGCAGAATTATTATTCCGTTACTGCCTGTTGAAAAATATCCTGGCAGTAGTCGTCCGATTAGAATGATCCCTCTTATCAGGCTGATAGATGACAAAGAATATGCGGTAATGACTCACGAGCTAGCAAGTATACCTGTTAATGCTTTGGGGGCAGAATTTTGCGAGGCGTCTCATTATCGCAACGAGGTTAAAGCCGCAATAGATTTTCTCCTTGATGGTATTTAA
- a CDS encoding type II toxin-antitoxin system CcdA family antitoxin yields the protein MTAKQRNTQSVTMTVERGLLNRAREAGINFSATLTAALDAELRLHEARKWRAENMEALEALNRFHDEHGCFSDEYRTF from the coding sequence ATGACAGCAAAACAACGCAATACACAGAGCGTCACTATGACTGTAGAACGTGGCTTACTTAACAGGGCACGTGAAGCAGGTATCAACTTTAGCGCAACACTGACTGCTGCCCTTGATGCCGAATTACGCCTTCATGAAGCGCGGAAATGGAGGGCAGAAAATATGGAAGCTCTGGAGGCGTTAAACCGTTTCCATGACGAACATGGCTGTTTCAGTGATGAATACCGGACATTTTAA
- a CDS encoding DedA family protein → MEIVTDLIYALWHQDYETLANPSLVWAIYLLLFTILFLENGVLPAAFLPGDSLLILVGVLIAQDAMSFPATLVILTAGASLGCWVGYLQGRWLGNTQLVRGWLSHLPSHYHQRAHNLFHRHGLSALLIGRFLAFVRTLLPTLAGLAGLNNARFQMFNWLSGFLWVIILTTLGYALGKSPLFRQYEQYLMNFLVLLPVALLLIGLIGSLTFIWRKKRTNNSAQ, encoded by the coding sequence ATGGAAATTGTAACAGACCTCATTTATGCACTTTGGCACCAAGATTATGAAACACTCGCTAACCCGTCATTGGTATGGGCAATCTACCTCCTGCTCTTCACAATCCTGTTCCTGGAAAATGGCGTGTTACCCGCAGCATTTTTGCCAGGTGACAGCTTACTCATATTGGTTGGTGTCCTGATCGCCCAAGATGCAATGTCGTTTCCTGCCACGTTAGTCATCCTTACTGCCGGTGCAAGCCTCGGCTGTTGGGTAGGTTACCTTCAGGGAAGGTGGCTTGGTAATACCCAATTAGTCCGGGGCTGGCTGTCACATCTTCCTTCACATTATCATCAACGCGCCCATAACCTGTTCCACCGTCATGGGCTATCAGCCCTGCTAATTGGTCGTTTTCTTGCGTTTGTCAGAACATTACTGCCTACATTGGCAGGTCTTGCAGGATTGAACAACGCACGTTTTCAGATGTTCAACTGGCTAAGTGGTTTCTTATGGGTAATTATCCTGACAACTCTGGGCTATGCTCTCGGTAAAAGCCCCTTGTTCCGCCAGTACGAACAATACCTTATGAATTTTCTGGTGTTATTACCCGTAGCTCTGTTACTTATTGGCTTAATTGGCAGCCTGACGTTCATCTGGCGTAAGAAACGCACAAATAATTCAGCCCAATAA